GTCGCCGAGCACATGCCCGACGTGGTGACGATGGACATCGAGATGCCGCGGATGAACGGCATCGAGGCCGTCGAGCGGATCATGACCGACAGTCCCACGCCCGTGTTGATGCTGTCGGCACACGCCGAGGAGAACGCCGACGTGACGTTCGAGGCGCTCGACCGCGGGGCCGTCGACTTCGTGACCAAGCCGGGCGGCGAGGTGACCTCGGAGATGCCGCGCGTGAAACGCGAACTCGTCGACAAGGTCCAGTCGGCCGCCGTCGTCGACCTCTCGGTGGCCGGGCGGCGGTCCTCGCCACCGACGGCGCGGCCGCAAGCGGCGACCCCTGGCTCGATCGCACCGGCCGTGCCCGCTTCAGCCGACGGCGCGACGGTCGTCATCGGCGCGTCGACGGGCGGGCCGGCCGTCGTCGAGGGGGTGCTCGGGGGGCTCCCGCCGGAGGCGGGCCTACGCGTGCTGATCGTCCAGCACATGCCGGAGGGTTTCACGGCGCGCTTCGCCAAGCGACTCGACGCCCGCAGCGGCTACGACGTCGCCGAAGCGCGCGACGGCGAGCGGATCGGTGCCGGTCAGGCCCGGGTCGCCCCCGGCGGTTCACACCTGGTCGTCGACGACGACAGAGCCGGACAACTCCGGCTCAGACTGCGTGGCGGCGACCGGATCCACGGCGTCAAGCCGGCGATCGATGTCACGATGTCGTCGGCCGCCGAGGCCGTCCGCGGGCCGCTGACGACGGTCCTCCTGACGGGGATGGGTCGCGACGGCGTCGAGGGGATGAGCGCGGTCAAACGGGCCGGCGGTGCGACGGTCGCACAGGACGAGCGAACGTCGGCGATCTTCGGCATGCCGAAGCGGGCCATCCAGGCGGGACACGCCGACGAGGTGCTCCCCGCCGGGGAGATCGCCGAGGGCATTGTCGCCACACTGAGGAACTAACATGGACGAGGAACTGTACCAGGCCTTCATCACCGAAAGCGAGGAGAGCATCACCCAACTGAACAACTCGTTGTTGACGCTGGAGTCGAACCCAGAAGACGACGAGGCGATCGACGACATCTTCCGCCGGGCTCACACGCTGAAGGGGAACTTCGGCGCGATGGGTTTCGACGCGGCGGCGACAGTCGCCCACGCCATCGAGGACCTCCTCGACGAGGTGCGGCAGGGCGGACTCGACGTGACGCCCGAACGGATGGATCTCGTGTTCGAGGGCGTCGATCTCATCGTCGACATCCTCCACGACATCGAAGCGAACGGCGAGACGACCATCGATCCCGAGGAGACGGTCAGTGCCCTCCGGGCCGCCGCCGAGGGCGACGAGGGGACGGACGGAGCCGAGAGCCAGGGAGACGTCGACGACCCGGACGCGGCCGACGCCGCCGGGTCGGAGCCGTCCGCGCCGGTCGATACCGTCGACGCCGGGGATGGAGAGGGCGACGACGTCCCCGCGTCCCGGGCGGCGCTGATCGAGTCAGCGGTCGAGACCGTTCCGACGGATGTGCTCGCCGGCTCCGACGCCCTCTACCACGTCGAGGTCGCGCTCTCGACGGGCGAGATGAAGAGCGTCGACGCGGGCCTCTTCCTCGAGGGGATCCCCGAGGACCTGGCGATTCCGGGAGCGATCCCGCCGCTGACCGACATCGAAGCGGGCGCGTTCGACGACGGCGTCGAACTGTTCGTGGCGGACACCGACTCGGACGCGGTCGCGCGGACGGTCGGCGAGCTCTGGGGGGTGACCGACTGCGAGGTCACGGACGTCTCGACGGCGATCACCCGGGCGGGTGGGCGGCTCGGAGACGGCGGGACCGACACCGCTAGCGGACCGGCGGGCGAGGGGAGCGGCGACGCGGATGGGACGGACGGGGACGAAGGCGACGCGTCGACGGCCGCGACTGTGGCTGGGGCGGCGACCGACGACGTCGAGGAGGACGCGGGCGGCGACGGCGGGAGTGGTGGCGATACGGGGTCGGAGCGGAGCATCGCCGAGGTGAAATCCGTCCGGGTGGACGTCGACCAGCTCGACGAACTCCACGAGCTGGTCGAACAGCTCGTCACCTCCCGCATCAAGCTCCGACAGGCCATCGGCGAGGACGAAACCGGGGGCGTCGACACGCTAGACGAACTGGACAAGATCTCGTCGAACCTCCAGAGCACGGTGATGGACATGCGGCTGATCCCGCTGAAGAAGGTGTTCGACAAGTTCCCGCGCCTCGTTCGTGACCTCGCCCGCGAGCAGGACAAGCGGGTCGACTTCCGCGTCGAGGGTCAAGACATCGAGCTCGACCGGACGATCCTCGACGAGATCTCCGATCCACTGATGCACGTGCTCCGGAACGCGGTCGACCACGGGATCGAGCCGCCCGAAGAGCGAGCCGAGGCGGGCAAGCCCGAACAGGGTGTCGTGGAACTGTCGGCCCACCGAGAGCACGACACTGTCGTGATCGAAGTCGCCGACGACGGCGGCGGGCTCGACGTCGACCGGATCCGCGAGAAGGCCGTCTCGAAGGGGCTCGCGTCGACCGAGGCGGTCTCGTCGCTCCCCGACGAGGAAGTGTTCGACTACGTCTTCCACCCGGGCTTTTCGACGAACGAGGAGATCACCGACGTCTCCGGCCGGGGCGTCGGGATGGACGTGGTGAAGACGACGGTCGAGGCGCTCGACGGGTCGGTGTCCGTCACCTCGACGCTCGGCGAGGGGACGACGTTCAGGATCCGGCTGCCGGTGTCGGTGGCGATCATCAAGGTGCTGTTCGTCACGGTCGGCGACCGCCAGTTCGGCGTCCCGATCAAGTACATCGACGAGATCGGCCGCGAGACGCGCATCGACACGATCAACGGGGCCGAGGTCGTCGTCCACGACGATCAGGTGTTCCCGCTCATCCGGCTCCGGGACGCTCTCGGCGTCGGCGAGCCCGGTCCCGAGACGGGGATGGTCGTCCGGATCCGCCCACAGGACCGGCAGGTCGCGCTCCGGTGTGACGGCGTGACGCGGCAGGAGGAGGTCGTCGTCACGCCGTTGCAGGGCCCGCTGTCGGGCGCGGACGGGCTGTCCGGAACGGCGGTCATCGGCGACGGCAACGTCATCCCCATCCTCGACATCGGGACGCTCGAAGGGGCCGACGCGGGCGGGAGCGCCGCGAGCGAGTACGGTGGACTGGCCGCCGACGGGGGGAGCGCCGACTGATGGCCACGACCGAGAGTCGGGCGTTCGACCGACTCCTCGACTACATCGAAGAGT
This Salinigranum marinum DNA region includes the following protein-coding sequences:
- the cheB gene encoding chemotaxis-specific protein-glutamate methyltransferase CheB, which codes for MSTTAGGTRAVVVDDSRFMRTLIRNLLEEGGVEVVAEAADGEAAIETVAEHMPDVVTMDIEMPRMNGIEAVERIMTDSPTPVLMLSAHAEENADVTFEALDRGAVDFVTKPGGEVTSEMPRVKRELVDKVQSAAVVDLSVAGRRSSPPTARPQAATPGSIAPAVPASADGATVVIGASTGGPAVVEGVLGGLPPEAGLRVLIVQHMPEGFTARFAKRLDARSGYDVAEARDGERIGAGQARVAPGGSHLVVDDDRAGQLRLRLRGGDRIHGVKPAIDVTMSSAAEAVRGPLTTVLLTGMGRDGVEGMSAVKRAGGATVAQDERTSAIFGMPKRAIQAGHADEVLPAGEIAEGIVATLRN
- a CDS encoding chemotaxis protein CheA; this translates as MDEELYQAFITESEESITQLNNSLLTLESNPEDDEAIDDIFRRAHTLKGNFGAMGFDAAATVAHAIEDLLDEVRQGGLDVTPERMDLVFEGVDLIVDILHDIEANGETTIDPEETVSALRAAAEGDEGTDGAESQGDVDDPDAADAAGSEPSAPVDTVDAGDGEGDDVPASRAALIESAVETVPTDVLAGSDALYHVEVALSTGEMKSVDAGLFLEGIPEDLAIPGAIPPLTDIEAGAFDDGVELFVADTDSDAVARTVGELWGVTDCEVTDVSTAITRAGGRLGDGGTDTASGPAGEGSGDADGTDGDEGDASTAATVAGAATDDVEEDAGGDGGSGGDTGSERSIAEVKSVRVDVDQLDELHELVEQLVTSRIKLRQAIGEDETGGVDTLDELDKISSNLQSTVMDMRLIPLKKVFDKFPRLVRDLAREQDKRVDFRVEGQDIELDRTILDEISDPLMHVLRNAVDHGIEPPEERAEAGKPEQGVVELSAHREHDTVVIEVADDGGGLDVDRIREKAVSKGLASTEAVSSLPDEEVFDYVFHPGFSTNEEITDVSGRGVGMDVVKTTVEALDGSVSVTSTLGEGTTFRIRLPVSVAIIKVLFVTVGDRQFGVPIKYIDEIGRETRIDTINGAEVVVHDDQVFPLIRLRDALGVGEPGPETGMVVRIRPQDRQVALRCDGVTRQEEVVVTPLQGPLSGADGLSGTAVIGDGNVIPILDIGTLEGADAGGSAASEYGGLAADGGSAD